The Endozoicomonas sp. 4G DNA segment ATCCTGCAGTCCGAGGTTGACCCCCTGACCAGCCAAAGGATGAATGGTATGAGCCGCATCGCCTGCCAGTACAATGCGGTTCCGGTGATATTGGCGGGCATGGCGCTGCTTGAGCGGAAAGCGAAAACGGGGATCGGCTGCCAGCACTTTCCCAAGTCTGGATTCAAAAGCTGATTCTATGGCTCGACAAAAAGCCTCATCGCCCAGAGACAAAACTTCATCGGCTTTATCTGGAACTAACGACCAAACAATAGAGCAGTAGTGCCTCTCTCCCCGACTGGGCATAGGCAGAAACGCCAGAGGCCCGGAAGCTAAAAAGATCTGCCAGGCGGTGTCCTGATGATGTTGTTCCGTTGCTACCGTGGTGACTATGGCATGATGGCGATAATCCTTCTGACTGGAAGGGATGCCCGACAGTTTTCTCAGGCGGGACTCGGCGCCATCGGTGGCCACCAGCAGACGTGCTGCTATGGTTTCATGCTCCAGCTGAACCTGATGGGGGTCGCCCAGCTGGTAATCAAGGGTCGACTGATCCGAAAAGCATTCAATATCTGTCTGTGCTAACGACTTGAGCAACGCATTACGAATCACCTCGTTCTCGACAATGTGTCCCAGCGTTTTGAAACCCGCTGCCTTGGCATCAAAGGCGATCTCACCCGTTCCCTCACCGTCCCAGACAGACATGTGCTGGTAGGGCATAACACGCTGGGCGGTCATCGCTTCCCAGGCTCCCAGCCGCTGGAATAATCGGGAAGAGGCTTCGGTCAGGGCGCTGACCCTGGGTGCGTAGGAACTGTCAGGAGAAAACACGGGAGCCGAAAGCGACTGCTGATCGACCAGCGCTATTTTCAGGTCTGTTTTTGCTAGCGATAAGGCCAGGGAT contains these protein-coding regions:
- a CDS encoding FAD-dependent monooxygenase yields the protein MKSFDLVIVGGGMVGASLALSLAKTDLKIALVDQQSLSAPVFSPDSSYAPRVSALTEASSRLFQRLGAWEAMTAQRVMPYQHMSVWDGEGTGEIAFDAKAAGFKTLGHIVENEVIRNALLKSLAQTDIECFSDQSTLDYQLGDPHQVQLEHETIAARLLVATDGAESRLRKLSGIPSSQKDYRHHAIVTTVATEQHHQDTAWQIFLASGPLAFLPMPSRGERHYCSIVWSLVPDKADEVLSLGDEAFCRAIESAFESRLGKVLAADPRFRFPLKQRHARQYHRNRIVLAGDAAHTIHPLAGQGVNLGLQDVEVLSEEIIRALERGDDFSASHILNRYERRRMGSNLLMMKSMEGLQNLFAADDIGIRWLRNTGLKWTNSLPLVKDLLIKQAMGV